One window of Prionailurus bengalensis isolate Pbe53 chromosome B1, Fcat_Pben_1.1_paternal_pri, whole genome shotgun sequence genomic DNA carries:
- the TLR2 gene encoding toll-like receptor 2 — protein MSRVLWTVWVLGAVTSLSKEVAPHQTSLSCDSTGVCKGHSRSLNSIPSGLTAAVRSLDLSNNEITYIGNSDLQDCVNLRALRLESNEINTIEEDSFFSLGSLEHLDLSYNHISNLSSSWFRPLSSLKFLNLLGNPYKSLGQTPLFSQLTTLRILKVGNIYSFTAIQEKDFAGLTFLEELEIDASNLQKYEPESLKSIQNISHLALRMKQPDLLLEIFVDLLSSVEHLELRDTHLNTLHFSKASINETNTSIKKWTFRNVKITDGSFSELVKLLNYVSGVLEVEFEDCTLHGLGDFDVADMGKIGSVGGIETLTVRRLVIPYFYSFRDLSSVYSLTERVKRVTVESSKVFLVPCLLSQHLKSLEYLDLSDNLMVEEYLRNAACEHAWPLLQTLILRQNRLKSLEKTGETLLTLKNLINLDISKNSYLSMPETCQWPEKLKYLNLSNTRIYSLTRCIPWTLEILDISNNNLDSFSLTLPQLKELYISRNKLKTLPDASFLPTLQVMRISRNAINTFSKEQLDSFQRLTTLEAGGNNFICSCEFLSFTREQQALAQTLTDWPHNYLCDSPFYVRGQRVQDTHLPASECHRAALVSVVCCVLFLLILLTGVLCHRFHGLWYLKMMWAWLQAKRKPRKAPQRDLCYDAFVSYSERDSHWVENLMVQELEHFDPPFKLCLHKRDFIPGKWIIDNIIDSIEKSHKTVFVLSENFVKSEWCKYELDFSHFRLFDENNDAVILILLEPIEKKAIPQRFCKLRKMMNTKTYLEWPTDEAQQEGFWLNLRTAIKS, from the coding sequence ACGGCGGCTGTGAGAAGCCTTGACCTCTCCAACAATGAGATCACCTACATTGGCAACAGTGACCTGCAGGACTGTGTGAACCTCAGGGCTCTGAGGCTGGAGTCTAATGAAATTAACACGATAgaggaagattcttttttttccctggggAGTCTCGAACATTTGGACTTATCCTATAATCACATATCTAATTTATCATCCTCATGGTTCAGGCCCCTTTCTTCCTTGAAGTTCTTAAACTTGCTGGGAAATCCTTACAAATCACTTGGGCAAACACCTCTTTTTTCTCAGCTCACAACTTTGCGAATTCTGAAAGTGGGAAATATTTACAGTTTCACTGCGATTCAGGAAAAGGATTTTGCTGGGCTGACTTTTCTTGAGGAACTTGAGATTGATGCTTCAAATCTCCAGAAGTATGAGCCAGAGAGTTTGAAGTCCATTCAGAACATCAGCCATCTGGCCCTTCGTATGAAACAGCCTGATTTGCTGCTGGAGATTTTTGTAGATCTTTTAAGTTCTGTGGAACATTTGGAACTGAGAGATACTCATTTGAAcactttacatttttcaaaagcatcCATCAATGAAACAAATACGTCGATTAAAAAGTGGACGTTTAGAAACGTGAAAATCACTGATGGAAGTTTTAGCGAACTTGTAAAACTGTTGAATTACGTTTCTGGAGTGTTAGAAGTAGAGTTTGAGGACTGTACTCTCCATGGGCTTGGCGACTTTGACGTAGCTGACATGGGCAAAATTGGAAGTGTAGGTGGGATAGAGACATTAACAGTACGGAGGTTGGTCATTCCATACTTCTACTCGTTTCGTGATCTGAGTAGTGTGTATTCACTTACGGAAAGAGTCAAAAGAGTCACAGTAGAAAGCAGTAAGGTGTTTCTGGTTCCTTGTTTACTTTCAcaacatttaaaatcattagaATATTTGGATCTCAGTGACAATTTAATGGTTGAAGAATACTTGAGAAATGCAGCCTGTGAGCATGCCTGGCCCCTCCTACAAACCTTAATTTTAAGGCAAAATCGTTTGAAATCATTAGAAAAAACCGGAGAAACTTTGCTTACTCTGAAAAACTTGATTAACCTTGATATTAGTAAGAACAGTTATCTTTCTATGCCTGAAACTTGTCAGTGGCCAGAAAAGTTGAAATATTTGAACTTATCCAACACCAGAATATACAGCTTAACCCGATGCATCCCCTGGACACTGGAAATTTTAGATATTAGCAATAACAATCTCGATTCATTTTCTCTGACTTTGCCACAACTCAAAGAACTTTATATTTCCAGAAATAAGTTGAAGACTCTACCAGATGCCTCCTTCTTACCCACGTTACAGGTCATGAGAATCAGCAGAAATGCAATAAACACTTTCTCTAAGGAGCAACTTGATTCTTTTCAAAGACTGACGACTTTGGAAGCTGGCGGCAACAATTTCATTTGCTCCTGTGAATTCCTGTCTTTCACGCGGGAGCAGCAAGCACTGGCCCAGACCCTGACCGACTGGCCACACAATTACCTGTGTGACTCTCCATTCTATGTGCGGGGCCAGCGGGTTCAGGACACCCATCTCCCAGCTTCTGAATGCCACAGGGCAGCTCTGGTGTCTGTCGTGTGCTGTGTCCTTTTCTTGTTGATCCTGCTCACGGGGGTTCTGTGCCACCGTTTCCACGGGCTGTGGTACCTGAAAATGATGTGGGCTTGGCTCCAGGCCAAAAGGAAGCCCAGGAAAGCTCCCCAGCGGGACCTCTGTTATGACGCCTTTGTGTCTTACAGCGAGCGGGATTCCCACTGGGTGGAGAACCTTATGGTCCAGGAGCTGGAGCACTTCGACCCTCCCTTCAAGTTGTGTCTTCACAAGCGGGACTTCATTCCCGGCAAATGGATTATCGACAACATCATCGACTCCATCGAGAAGAGCCACAAAACCGTCTTTGTGCTTTCTGAAAACTTTGTGAAGAGTGAGTGGTGCAAGTACGAGCTGGACTTCTCCCACTTCCGTCTGTTTGATGAGAACAACGATGCTGTCATTCTCATTCTTCTGGAGCCCATTGAGAAAAAGGCCATCCCCCAGCGTTTCTGTAAGCTGCGGAAGATGATGAACACCAAGACCTACCTGGAGTGGCCCACAGACGAAGCTCAGCAGGAAGGGTTTTGGTTAAACTTGAGAACTGCAATAAAGTCCTAG